The Natronosporangium hydrolyticum nucleotide sequence CGGGGGCGCCCTCGGCGGGCCGGCGCGCCGGCCGCGGCCAGCCGCGCCAGCATCGGCAACGCGAAGGCGAGCGTCTTGCCCGACCCGGTCCGGCCCTGCCCCAGCAGATCCCGGCCGGCGAGCGCGTCGGGGAGGGTGGCGGCCTGGATCGGGAACGGTGCGGTGACCCCGGCGTCTGCCAACGCGCGGGTGAGGCCGGCGGGCAGCCCCAGCTCGGCGAAGCTGGGGGTGGAGGTGTCAGTACGGTCAGGCTGGGTCGCCACGGCGTCTCCGATGCGAGAAAACGACCATCCTGCCCAGCGGGGCCAAGGGGCCACGCGCGGTGGTTGACGACGCGGACGGCCCAGGGCAGGACGGTGCAAGACAAGGAAGGAGAGTGAGCCGTGCCGGGAACGACTCTACCGCAGTCCGGTGCTGAATCCGGACACCGGCATAGCCTCGCTGTCGCTGCTGCGTACAACCGTGAGACGATGCGGCGCGAGGGCAGGCGACGCGGCGGCGACGACCCGGGTACGAGGGGAGGGCGACCATGCGGATCGCACTGTTCCTGACTTGTGTCAACGACGCGATGTTTCCGGCCACCGGGCAGGCGGTGGTGCGAATTCTGGAGCGGCTCGGCCACACTGTGGAGTTTCCGGCGGCGCAGACCTGCTGCGGGCAGATGCACGCGAACTCCGGTTATCGGGACGAAGCGGTGCCAATGGTGCGGCATTTCGCCGACACCTTCGCGCCGTACCAAGCGATCGTGGCGCCCTCCGGCTCCTGCGTGGCGATGGTCCGCGACGCGTACCCGCGGCTGTGGCCGGCGGCGGCGCCGGTGGCCGCCCGCACCTACGAGCTGTCGGAGCTGCTGGTCGACGTGCTTGGGGTGACCGATCTCGGCGCCTACTTTCCGCACCGGGTGACCTACCACCCGACCTGTCACGGGCTACGGATGCTGCGGCTGGGTGACCGGCCGCAGCGGCTGCTGCGCGAGGTCGAGGGCCTGGAGCTGGTGGAGCTACCGGAGGCCGAAGAGTGCTGCGGCTTCGGCGGCACCTTCGCGGTCAAGAATTCGGGCGTCTCCAGCGCCATGCTCGCCGACAAGTGCGCGGCGATCGGTGACACCGGAGCCGAATACCTCGCCGCCGCCGACAACTCCTGCCTGCTGCACATCGGTGGCGGGCTCTCCCGGGAGGGTGCCGGGTCGAAACCCGTGCACTACGCGGAGATCCTCGCCAACCAGAAGGGAGCCGGATGAGCGGCCACGGAGACGGCCACATCGTGGCGCACCGGC carries:
- a CDS encoding (Fe-S)-binding protein encodes the protein MRIALFLTCVNDAMFPATGQAVVRILERLGHTVEFPAAQTCCGQMHANSGYRDEAVPMVRHFADTFAPYQAIVAPSGSCVAMVRDAYPRLWPAAAPVAARTYELSELLVDVLGVTDLGAYFPHRVTYHPTCHGLRMLRLGDRPQRLLREVEGLELVELPEAEECCGFGGTFAVKNSGVSSAMLADKCAAIGDTGAEYLAAADNSCLLHIGGGLSREGAGSKPVHYAEILANQKGAG